A DNA window from Allokutzneria albata contains the following coding sequences:
- a CDS encoding GNAT family N-acetyltransferase — translation MSDVVHQHRARLAALDPLFPTITPPDDAGRIEVPGAVGFFTTEDSSPEVALWAAARRHVLRVRLSTGTTGELGPLLDEWDKHLTEVCTPGDRDEAAVINWPSRDSIAVRELVFHGFSPASVVAVRPIGRPIPSLATPHEVRPAVVADIPALVELSVALHSHDARYGLVTERANAREVLAEEMREAVAEGIVLVAERDGEVIGFVEAEAGERASWAQAMVLAEPTAYLSRLYVRPDARSNGVACALAAEVHARLNDLGAPVTLMEHILANEFSTPFWYRQGYRPLWTIWQRRPAVR, via the coding sequence ATGAGCGACGTCGTCCACCAGCACCGCGCCCGGCTGGCGGCGCTCGACCCGCTGTTCCCCACGATCACGCCGCCGGATGACGCCGGGCGCATCGAGGTGCCGGGAGCTGTCGGCTTCTTCACCACGGAGGACAGCAGTCCCGAGGTCGCGCTGTGGGCGGCGGCTCGTCGGCACGTCCTCCGGGTTCGCCTGAGCACCGGCACGACCGGCGAACTGGGCCCATTGCTGGACGAGTGGGACAAGCACCTGACCGAGGTGTGCACGCCCGGCGACCGCGACGAGGCCGCCGTCATCAACTGGCCGAGCCGCGACAGCATCGCCGTGCGCGAGTTGGTCTTCCACGGTTTCTCGCCCGCGTCGGTCGTGGCCGTCCGGCCGATCGGACGCCCCATCCCGTCGCTCGCCACGCCCCACGAGGTCCGTCCGGCCGTGGTGGCGGACATCCCGGCGCTCGTCGAGCTTTCCGTGGCGCTGCACAGCCATGACGCGCGCTACGGCCTGGTCACCGAGCGGGCCAACGCGCGCGAGGTGCTGGCCGAGGAGATGCGGGAGGCGGTGGCTGAGGGGATCGTGCTGGTCGCCGAGCGCGACGGAGAGGTGATCGGGTTCGTCGAGGCCGAGGCGGGGGAGCGCGCGAGCTGGGCGCAGGCGATGGTCCTCGCCGAGCCGACCGCCTACCTGAGCAGGCTCTACGTCCGCCCTGACGCGCGCTCCAACGGCGTCGCCTGCGCCCTGGCCGCGGAGGTGCACGCGCGGTTGAACGACCTGGGCGCTCCCGTCACCCTGATGGAACACATCCTGGCCAACGAGTTCTCCACGCCGTTCTGGTACCGCCAGGGCTACCGTCCACTGTGGACCATCTGGCAACGCCGCCCGGCTGTCCGCTAG
- a CDS encoding VanZ family protein: protein MYILHVRVPITWWTALGLLAGTAVSLLLWRPLAARTGWHPGWSLMSLLLLSSTLALTFGPGLQRSPPTLTQCLPTRATKLLRSLAQLGGDLENVLNLLVLAPVVIAVVLATRRTAYGVWLAIALPGLIEIVQSQIPGRVCSTADYCANAVGGVSAAVLTAAVLRRRRAFPG from the coding sequence GTGTACATCCTTCACGTCCGCGTTCCGATCACGTGGTGGACCGCGCTCGGGCTCCTGGCCGGGACCGCGGTGAGCCTGCTGCTCTGGCGCCCGCTCGCCGCGCGCACCGGCTGGCACCCCGGCTGGTCCCTGATGTCGTTGTTGCTGCTCAGCTCCACCTTGGCGCTGACGTTCGGGCCGGGGCTGCAACGCAGTCCGCCCACGCTGACGCAGTGCTTGCCGACTCGGGCGACCAAGCTGCTGCGCTCGCTCGCCCAGCTCGGCGGAGACCTGGAGAACGTGCTGAACCTGCTGGTGCTCGCGCCTGTGGTGATCGCGGTCGTGCTGGCCACCCGCCGCACCGCATACGGCGTGTGGCTGGCGATCGCGTTGCCGGGCTTGATCGAGATAGTGCAGAGCCAGATCCCGGGACGCGTGTGTTCAACCGCCGACTACTGCGCGAACGCGGTTGGCGGGGTGTCGGCCGCCGTGCTCACGGCAGCGGTTTTGCGTCGCCGACGAGCTTTCCCGGGTTGA
- a CDS encoding amidohydrolase, giving the protein MTGDLLIRSVRPWPHTAGGPETDVLCQGGSIAAINSDIPAPDGVPVVDGRGGVLLPAFADAHAHLDSTRLGLPFREHTAGPGLAGLIENDRANWRSAEKGVTDRATYTLGRTIAAGATLVRSHAQVDTDSGLERLEGVLAAKEAHAARATVQVVAFPQCGILRDPGTEDLLDQALRAGADLVGGIDPAGYDRDPVRHLDIVFGLAERHQRGVDVHLHDSGELGAFEIELICERTAALGMAGRVTISHAFALSTVDSDRQVALIDLLAANDIAVTTVAGGRANPLPLRRLRRAGVRIGLGQDGIRDYWSPYGNGDMLDRAWQLAYRNGFRADDEIEMCVDIATRGGAHALGVDRHRMLEGDSADLVVVPGDSVAAAVMDREVRTLVVRAGTLVAANGELYA; this is encoded by the coding sequence GTGACCGGTGATCTCCTGATCCGTTCGGTGCGACCCTGGCCCCACACCGCCGGTGGGCCCGAGACGGATGTCCTCTGTCAGGGCGGCAGCATTGCCGCGATCAACTCCGACATCCCGGCCCCGGACGGCGTCCCCGTGGTGGACGGGCGCGGAGGGGTGCTGCTGCCCGCGTTCGCCGACGCGCACGCGCACCTCGACTCCACCCGTCTCGGCCTGCCGTTCCGCGAGCACACAGCGGGCCCGGGCCTCGCCGGGCTGATCGAGAACGACCGCGCGAACTGGCGCTCGGCGGAGAAGGGCGTCACCGACCGGGCCACCTACACGCTCGGCCGCACGATCGCCGCGGGCGCGACCCTGGTCCGCAGCCACGCGCAGGTCGACACCGACTCCGGACTCGAACGCCTCGAAGGCGTGCTCGCGGCGAAGGAGGCCCACGCCGCGCGGGCCACCGTGCAGGTGGTCGCCTTCCCGCAGTGCGGAATCCTGCGCGACCCCGGTACGGAGGACCTGCTCGACCAGGCGCTGCGCGCGGGCGCGGACCTCGTCGGCGGCATCGATCCGGCCGGCTACGACCGCGATCCGGTGCGCCACCTCGACATCGTCTTCGGCCTCGCCGAACGGCACCAGCGCGGGGTGGACGTCCACCTGCACGACTCCGGTGAGCTGGGTGCCTTCGAGATCGAGCTGATCTGCGAGCGCACGGCGGCCCTGGGAATGGCGGGCCGGGTGACGATCAGCCACGCGTTCGCATTGTCCACTGTGGACTCCGATCGGCAGGTCGCGCTGATCGACCTGCTCGCGGCCAACGACATCGCGGTCACCACGGTGGCCGGCGGCCGCGCCAACCCGCTGCCGCTGCGCCGCCTGCGCCGGGCCGGAGTGCGGATCGGCCTCGGTCAGGACGGCATCCGCGACTACTGGTCCCCGTACGGCAACGGCGACATGCTCGACCGCGCGTGGCAGTTGGCCTACCGCAACGGTTTCCGGGCCGATGACGAGATCGAGATGTGCGTGGACATCGCCACCAGGGGCGGCGCGCACGCGCTCGGCGTCGACCGGCACAGGATGCTCGAGGGCGACTCGGCGGACCTCGTCGTGGTTCCCGGCGACTCCGTGGCCGCGGCGGTGATGGACCGCGAGGTGCGCACCCTCGTCGTCCGCGCGGGCACACTGGTCGCCGCGAACGGGGAGCTCTACGCCTGA
- a CDS encoding FtsK/SpoIIIE domain-containing protein, with the protein MNKRTERRKKIEHAFEEFRETVGLALGAAARDHSRAAVAHARSMFELWIRQTGVTTAVDDPAFRRCLDNPLLKPVIQQALDEYQGIFTGWTGQGPLELHRLVTEAAPGPAGEPWQTWLGHAGQRDGSGDVPGLWRVGSAVIDRAPEREEFPAAVPLLDESHLSFSSTPETRAQIEGTVEGLLLRLISYFQPGTVQLHVWDVAQLTGALPGLYPLARAGLLTVHDPARLHELLDEFAEHIRRIHTSVLVDGRPSLRAVADATGKRSEPWRVAVLFGNRTALEEQLQQKLQRIARNGLACGIQLILVDLPITVNSPLETIRVGKDGVIRGSMTGPHASVTLDPQLPREQVTRACGAISEALLERRSRVCTFDDLLPEVRWTGTSASGLEAPIGYHDGEPVSMIIGDASPHVLVGGPSGSGKTNFLYAMLGALVSRYSPDELELYLLDFKEGVSFAQFTPGRKDPSWLPHARLVGVNVNADREFGLALLKFLADEMRRRADAAKHHEVTKLEELRAEDPSGRWPRIVAVIDEFQYLFAERDAVTSRAVGLLEDVARRGRSQGIHLVLSSQDVSGIEAFWGKPAIFEQFVLRVALPKARRVLAETNMAAMEVPRRHAVINHDSGVRHGNEIARVPDATSKGTFDALQLELWQRRTENLPEPLLFDGEKVPRLSTVDDFAELGPGAVVPTALLGQVIDVSGSAAKVRLLRSPGRNIAAIGSVARDATSVLGAAALSLSRQHDPGDADFTVAYLTEDATESAKALADELTAAGHGVDVIDLDGIRAKLDGLAEGLNTRLSGTCAETPRPHYVLLYAIDAAYPLLEQKNPATRQSGLDTMKFVLKHGPEFGTHVIGWWRSAQRLKSSLIGGALDDIGSWVALDVHGQELSSLAAGQIISWAPRPRRGLFFDRFEHAKPEVVIPFDITGGQ; encoded by the coding sequence TTGAACAAGCGGACCGAACGCCGCAAGAAGATCGAGCACGCGTTCGAGGAGTTCCGCGAGACCGTGGGCCTTGCCCTCGGCGCGGCCGCCCGGGACCACTCGCGGGCGGCGGTGGCCCATGCCCGCAGCATGTTCGAGCTGTGGATCCGGCAGACCGGGGTGACCACCGCGGTCGACGACCCCGCCTTCCGCCGCTGCCTGGACAACCCGCTGCTCAAGCCGGTGATCCAGCAGGCGCTGGACGAGTACCAGGGCATCTTCACCGGCTGGACCGGTCAGGGGCCGCTGGAGCTGCACCGGCTGGTCACCGAGGCCGCGCCGGGACCGGCCGGGGAGCCGTGGCAGACCTGGCTCGGGCACGCGGGCCAGCGCGACGGCAGCGGCGACGTGCCCGGGCTCTGGCGGGTCGGCTCCGCGGTGATCGACCGCGCTCCCGAGCGCGAGGAGTTCCCCGCCGCGGTCCCGCTGCTGGACGAGTCGCACCTGTCGTTCAGCTCCACCCCGGAGACGCGCGCGCAGATCGAGGGCACCGTCGAAGGGCTGCTGCTGCGGCTGATCAGCTACTTCCAGCCCGGCACCGTGCAGCTGCACGTCTGGGACGTCGCCCAGCTCACCGGCGCGCTGCCCGGGCTCTACCCGCTGGCCAGGGCCGGTCTGCTGACCGTGCACGACCCGGCGCGGCTGCACGAGCTGCTGGACGAGTTCGCCGAGCACATCCGGCGCATCCACACCAGCGTGCTCGTCGACGGCAGGCCGTCGCTGCGCGCGGTGGCCGACGCGACCGGCAAGCGCAGCGAACCGTGGCGGGTGGCCGTGCTCTTCGGCAACCGCACGGCGCTGGAGGAACAGCTCCAGCAGAAGCTGCAGCGCATCGCCCGCAACGGCCTCGCCTGCGGCATCCAGCTGATCCTGGTCGACCTGCCGATCACGGTGAACTCGCCGCTGGAGACGATCAGGGTCGGCAAGGACGGCGTCATCCGCGGCTCGATGACCGGCCCGCACGCGTCCGTCACGCTCGACCCGCAGCTGCCCCGCGAGCAGGTCACCAGGGCCTGCGGCGCGATCTCCGAGGCGCTGCTGGAGCGCAGGAGCCGGGTCTGCACCTTCGACGACCTGCTGCCCGAGGTGCGCTGGACCGGCACGTCGGCGTCCGGGCTGGAGGCGCCGATCGGCTACCACGACGGCGAGCCGGTCTCGATGATCATCGGCGACGCCTCGCCGCACGTGCTCGTCGGCGGGCCGAGCGGGTCCGGCAAGACGAACTTCCTGTACGCGATGCTCGGCGCGCTGGTGTCCCGCTACTCCCCCGACGAGCTGGAGCTGTACCTGCTCGACTTCAAGGAGGGCGTGTCCTTCGCGCAGTTCACCCCCGGCCGCAAGGACCCGAGCTGGCTGCCGCACGCGCGGCTGGTCGGCGTGAACGTCAACGCGGACCGGGAGTTCGGCCTGGCGCTGCTGAAGTTCCTCGCCGACGAGATGCGGCGGCGGGCGGACGCGGCCAAGCACCACGAGGTCACCAAGCTGGAGGAGCTGCGCGCGGAGGACCCGTCCGGTCGCTGGCCCAGGATCGTGGCGGTGATCGACGAGTTCCAGTACCTCTTCGCCGAGCGGGACGCGGTCACCAGCCGCGCGGTCGGGCTGCTGGAGGACGTGGCGCGGCGCGGCCGGTCGCAGGGCATCCACCTGGTGCTCTCCAGCCAGGACGTCTCCGGCATCGAGGCGTTCTGGGGCAAGCCCGCGATCTTCGAGCAGTTCGTGCTGCGGGTGGCGCTGCCCAAGGCGCGGCGGGTGCTCGCCGAGACCAACATGGCCGCCATGGAGGTCCCGCGCAGGCACGCGGTGATCAACCACGACTCCGGGGTGCGGCACGGCAACGAGATCGCGCGCGTTCCGGACGCGACCAGCAAGGGCACCTTCGACGCGCTCCAGCTCGAACTGTGGCAGCGGCGCACGGAGAACCTGCCGGAGCCGTTGCTCTTCGACGGCGAGAAGGTACCCCGTCTGTCCACTGTGGACGACTTTGCGGAGCTCGGCCCCGGGGCCGTCGTGCCGACCGCGCTGCTCGGTCAGGTCATCGACGTCAGCGGCAGCGCGGCCAAGGTCCGCCTGCTCCGCTCGCCGGGGCGCAACATCGCCGCGATCGGCTCGGTGGCCCGGGACGCGACCAGCGTGCTCGGCGCGGCGGCGCTGTCGCTGTCCCGGCAACACGATCCGGGCGACGCGGACTTCACCGTCGCCTACCTGACCGAGGACGCGACCGAGAGCGCCAAGGCGCTGGCCGACGAGCTGACGGCCGCGGGGCACGGCGTTGACGTGATCGACCTCGACGGCATCCGGGCGAAGCTGGACGGCCTCGCCGAGGGACTGAACACGCGACTGTCCGGCACCTGTGCCGAGACCCCGCGTCCGCACTACGTGCTGCTCTACGCGATCGACGCGGCGTACCCGTTGCTGGAGCAGAAGAACCCGGCGACCCGTCAGTCCGGTTTGGACACGATGAAGTTCGTGCTCAAGCACGGCCCGGAGTTCGGAACGCACGTCATCGGCTGGTGGCGCAGCGCCCAGCGGCTCAAGAGCTCGCTGATCGGCGGCGCGCTCGACGACATCGGCAGCTGGGTGGCGCTGGACGTGCACGGGCAGGAGCTGTCCAGCCTGGCCGCCGGGCAGATCATCAGCTGGGCGCCGCGGCCGCGCCGCGGCCTGTTCTTCGACCGGTTCGAGCACGCCAAGCCCGAGGTCGTGATCCCCTTCGACATCACCGGAGGTCAGTGA